AGCAATCTAGAATCTAACAAGAGGCTCAGGGGAAACTAGTAAGGAGAAATTGCAAATGCAAACATCTTAATTAAGGATGTGAAACTATCAAACCACTGACAATAATATTGCAAGGGAATATCAATTCCTACTATCAGGCATAAAGGGGAAACCCCTCATTGACCTCCCCTTGACATAACAAGCATGTACAAAAATGCAAAGCAATTGGTTATTCAATGTAATCTATACGTCCAGCTTTTaacatattaaataaaattggctCCTCTTTTCAAACTACTCCATTCCCAACTTGCCTTCGGATCTTCCAACAAGCAGGACTACTTAAAAAACTGGACATCCTTCAACGACAATGCCTGGTGCAGTTGGGCATGATGCCAAAGGACAATGGTCAAGTTCTGTACCCCaccatttcaaatttttgcctTCGTTTTGCAAAGCAAAGAACAATAGGACACCCATGAAAGCTGTCCCAGCATCCAATGCAGCAGATAGAACATAGTTATATTTCTGCCACCAGACTTTATGGTATTTGAACACAAAGTAGTTAAAGATGGTTCCTGTGATAAGCCAGCTTGCTATATTGGTGGGAGTTGCTGGTGGCATTCCAGCGAAACCATAAGATATAACTGGTATGTTTATCAATGGAATCCATTTCTTGTCTGGATAGATTTTGCTGAATACCCAAACAGGAACTGGCAAGAAAGCTCCAATGAGGTACAACCATATCAAGTTACGGTACATCCCCCCAGGTCCAAAGAGCCGCCTTGGTCCAATCAGACCCCATATCACAGAAGCATCAAAGGTCACTCGGAATTTAGGGCAGGTCCAAGGGCTGTCAGGATGAAGTGCTTCAACATCGCAGATGTTCTCAATGCTCTCCAGCATCCACCATGCAACTGCAAGGTTCACCACACTAGAAACTAAAGTTCCCACCAGCTGGAAAAAGAACAAGGGTAGGTCAGGAACCAACATTCTAagaacaaaattcaaatttcttaaATGAACATATTTCCGAGCTGCAGAACCTGAGCTGTGTACATGCACCGAGGTGGAATTTTCATGTAGTGCCCAAGTTTGAGGTCAGACAAAAAGGAGAGAGCATGGACAGTGCTGATTCTTCCATACATCTTGAAAATCAAGTTTGCAATGGGCTTTCCAGGCAGAATATAACCGATTATGAACTGTGCTATTATGTCATATCCAGGTTGCTGCATAGTAGTTGCAAAAACATTGAGATGTCAACATTATGAAATCTACAATTTAGTCCTTCCAGCTATAAATCCAAATTATATTCTTggattttaaacataaaaagacAAGAAGAAAATTGACAAAccagaataaaaaatttatacctGGTTGGTAGTTGCTTGAATGATCCCAATTGGGAGAGTAACAACAAAAGCCAAGGCAAAGGCAAAGAGCATCCCCCACCATGGAAGCTGCACGTCTTTTTTCCACACAAAACATAATAATAGAGAAACAACAATGCTGCCTATTAACAAAACAAGGAACCACCATTCAGGCACTTGTTTGTaacttttcattaattttgcaTGGATGTCCAACTTTGCATTCTTAATTGCTGATCTGCTCTGCTTCCAAATATCACTAGACAACAGAAACCAGTTGTAATTTAGTCAAACAGGATAATAATCATAAAGCAGCTAATTACACTTGAAGACCGTTATTGAAGTTGTGAATTATATGGGGGGGAAAATGACATTTTCATCCAGTTCTTTCCTGTGAATTGTACTTATTCCAAGCATTTGGAGAGAAACATGAAGGAAAATAGGGAGTTAGATTCCACAATTCTTAGAACTAGTTTTCACAAGCCATCAGTTTGGGGAGAATTACAAAAACAGGACAAAGCTTAGTATCCATAATTGTTAAAAACTGATTAAGAATATCCTTCTTTCATCTTCTGCTTTAAAAAGGAGACTGATTGGAGCATCCTGTACTTCTTTAATCTTACCATACCTTAGTAGCAAGTTCATCAGATATGAACAAGTTTAGTACTTGATAAAGTTTCCTATACTTTAATGTTTAATGCTGATGCCCTAATCTCAGTTGATTAAATGATAACTACCAGAAATGATGGTAATATCTAATAAAGTGTAATTGCTGTACATGACTCCGAGTTTGAAAGCAGCCTACCTGCCATGAAAGAGTGCCACATGAGTGAGGGTTGCTGTAAACCTTGCAAATCCTGATCCAATAGATAGGGCAAATAGAGGACTAAGATAGAGCTTCCCATAACTATCATAAGCAGCAACATTAAGATCGTATTGCGGAGTCAAGATCTTAGTGGTATCATATTTTGTCCCTTTGTTAGTGAAGAGCTGATTAGAAAATATAGGGAATTTCCGAGAATCAAAGGTGTCAAACTTCCAGTAACACAAAGGGACAATTATGTAGATGAACATAATAAATCCAATCCCAACATTGAGAATGGAAGAGAAGGGTGCCACGAGTGGGCTGCCATGATAAGCAGATATCCCTGCCCAATCAATAGTGAAGGCACCAACTCCAAGTCCATGGTAACCAGAGCCAATTTGCTGAGCTGTGATATTATGTGGCCATGCCCAGCAGACCCACGAAAAGAATGTCAAGATTGGAAATAAATATCCTGGGAGTGCATAATAGGCAAAGCTTGCTCCCATGAAAATGAGGAAAAATCGCATCCGGGTCATGCCACTTTTTTTAGGCTCCTTTTCATGTAGTGCTCTGTAACAACAAAGTAAATGATTCAATGAATGTCAAACTGAAGGAAATAAATAACagctatttaaaaaatatattcagaTTCTCTAAGTTATGCTGATACATAAGTTCTCTTAACCTGGATTACTTTTTGCTTTGTTCACATGAAAATTCTCCATCACTACCAATAACAATTGTAGTAAGAAGTTCATCATTCAACTTTACCCAATTTCTATAATCGGTATACTCTGTGTCATTGAAGTGAATATTACACCAACCAGGCAAAATAGCCCAGGAAACAAATTCTCAACCAGTGCCCCATATCTATGTTATAtgcaatttttattcaacttataaattgaaaacattatAATTGTTCCAGTTAAAAGTCCATGACAGAACAAGTTGATACTCTACCACCAAAGCACTTGTTTTGCCTCATTTGGTTATTCTCTTATGCTCTTTATGTTGCTTTCACTTACCACAAATTAAAGTATCACCTCTATTAAGTCAAACAATTAAACTCAGCTCAACTAAGTGGAGGTTTCTGTTGTGTTCAATCTaaactatcaaaaaatatatggtCCTCTCAGAACTAAGTTGCCGTTTGCTTTGTCTCAGCCTTTCTTACTAAACTATCAATAAATCAAGGGACCAAAAAAATTGGTAGGCAGAGAAAAACAGACCTAAACAGAGAAACTTGAGCAAGATTTGCAGGCCACCACATCTCAGCAGGATCAACAAGGTATCTCCTAAGCAGTCCAGCCCATCCATATCCCAAAATCTGcacaccaaaaaattaaataaattaaccaaacacacataaaaTATCTTAAAAATTACACCTTTCAGAACTGACAagtaatggtaaaaaaaattattttcagaattattaatatttttttagataggTATCTTCAGAAATTCTAACCAAATACAATTACTAACCCTTCGGTTCCTGAAATTATCATCCAAATTCCACTCCCCCCAAGAAAAAGCAAATAAGAAAAAGACCCTTCATTACTTAATTAAGCCCCCCCTCTTCAATCTTTCATTAATGATAACACTAACCATGAAATTGAAATagtaaaacatattaaaaatcccacaaacccaaaataaataaagaattcaataaagattaaaaaaaaaaatacctgaGC
The sequence above is drawn from the Castanea sativa cultivar Marrone di Chiusa Pesio chromosome 5, ASM4071231v1 genome and encodes:
- the LOC142636036 gene encoding oligopeptide transporter 3, translating into MWWPANLAQVSLFRALHEKEPKKSGMTRMRFFLIFMGASFAYYALPGYLFPILTFFSWVCWAWPHNITAQQIGSGYHGLGVGAFTIDWAGISAYHGSPLVAPFSSILNVGIGFIMFIYIIVPLCYWKFDTFDSRKFPIFSNQLFTNKGTKYDTTKILTPQYDLNVAAYDSYGKLYLSPLFALSIGSGFARFTATLTHVALFHGSDIWKQSRSAIKNAKLDIHAKLMKSYKQVPEWWFLVLLIGSIVVSLLLCFVWKKDVQLPWWGMLFAFALAFVVTLPIGIIQATTNQQPGYDIIAQFIIGYILPGKPIANLIFKMYGRISTVHALSFLSDLKLGHYMKIPPRCMYTAQLVGTLVSSVVNLAVAWWMLESIENICDVEALHPDSPWTCPKFRVTFDASVIWGLIGPRRLFGPGGMYRNLIWLYLIGAFLPVPVWVFSKIYPDKKWIPLINIPVISYGFAGMPPATPTNIASWLITGTIFNYFVFKYHKVWWQKYNYVLSAALDAGTAFMGVLLFFALQNEGKNLKWWGTELDHCPLASCPTAPGIVVEGCPVF